In Colletotrichum destructivum chromosome 8, complete sequence, the following proteins share a genomic window:
- a CDS encoding Putative metal-independent alpha-mannosidase, six-hairpin glycosidase superfamily, which translates to MPAFTMLSGNIQTRRARIAVIAFLVIVFLLFFNNSHLGRGGGTAYLDPADAGRPPAAADKPTQQQPPPPHGNQDKDGEIPVAHGEPDAASDKLKADAEGGDSYRNQDEKLVKQPPPTNAGANGNPGDAPKPSDAATSKPLPPTPPADCESFENWMRKRPGPASEGKRQFPLVRPRPECRTFRLPAMEALIERMKGVIKDPDLHRLFENAYPMTLDSMVKWRGFANETDEATGETRVTDQELTYVITGDIDALWLRDSAEQISPYLSLLEASEDHDSLAGLWRGLINAHSRYIVISPYCHSFQPPPESGIPPTHNGAYTHNHPMPPYDPQKVFDCKWELDSLASFLKMSVAYAEKTGDWRFFGKYGWVDAVEAAVNAAGAMRLGTYSAEGKVEKSAWTFVGWTNRGSETLTNDGLGNPIRENGMVRTAFRPSDDACIFQFLVPANMMWAKYLESASEIMARLEGDRARNLTTAMREQALGIRRGIERDAIVNRPGFGDIFAYEVDGYGGANLMDDANVPSLLAMPLWNFTQTSLGPVEDEKDKKATKHNYTEVYRNTRRFVLSDANSYFMKGPVISAVGGPHVGPGKAWPMAAVIAAMTAYDPISGVEDVDGEVGAQMRMVLDSTAGTGVLHESVNSWNEKDWTRAWFGWANGLFGELILRIEEAEKKKGGGGGLLEKSWQDSPASSTASSPKI; encoded by the coding sequence ATGCCCGCCTTCACGATGCTCAGCGGCAACATCCAGACGCGGCGCGCccgcatcgccgtcatcgccttTCTCGTTATCGTTTTCCTGCTTTTCTTCAACAACTCCCATCTCGGCAGGGGAGGCGGCACCGCATATCTGGATCCGGCGGATGCTGGACGGCCGCCCGCAGCGGCCGACAAACcgacgcagcagcagccgccgccaccacaCGGGAACcaggacaaggacggcgagaTTCCTGTTGCCCACGGCGAGCCCGACGCCGCGAgcgacaagctcaaggccgacgccgagggcggggaTTCGTACCGCAACCAGGACGAGAAACTGGTcaagcagccgccgcccacaaacgccggcgccaacggcaaccCCGGAGACGCCCCGAAGCCCAGCGACGCCgcgacgtcgaagccgctgccgccgacgccgcccgccgacTGCGAGTCCTTTGAGAACTGGATGCGCAAGCGGCCCGGTCCAGCGTCCGAGGGCAAGCGCCAGTTCCCGCTCGTCCGGCCCCGTCCGGAATGTCGTACTTTCCGCCTACCGGCCATGGAAGCGCTCATCGAGCGCATGAAGGGCGTCATCAAGGACCCGGACCTGCACCGGCTGTTCGAGAACGCGTACCCGATGACGCTCGACAGCATGGTCAAGTGGCGCGGCTTCGCCaacgagacggacgaggcgaCAGGTGAGACGCGCGTGACGGACCAGGAGCTCACGTACGTCATCACGGGCGACATCGACGCCCTCTGGCTCCGGGACAGCGCCGAGCAGATCAGCCCGTACCTGTCGCTGCTCGAGGCGTCCGAGGACCATGACTCCCTCGCGGGCCTGTGGCGCGGGCTCATCAACGCGCACTCGAGGTACATCGTCATCTCGCCCTACTGCCACAGCttccagccgccgcccgagagcGGCATCCCGCCGACCCACAACGGCGCCTACACGCACAACCACCCGATGCCGCCCTACGACCCCCAAAAGGTTTTTGACTGCAAATGGGAACTCGACTCGCTCGCCTCGTTCCTTAAAATGTCTGTGGCGtacgccgagaagacgggcgactGGCGGTTCTTCGGCAAGTACGGCTgggtcgatgccgtcgaggcggccgtcaacgccgccggcgccatgcGCCTCGGCACCTACTCGGCCGAAGGCAAAGTCGAGAAGTCGGCCTGGACTTTTGTGGGTTGGACCAACAGGGGTTCAGAGACTTTGACTAATGACGGGCTCGGTAACCCGATCCGGGAGAATGGCATGGTGCGGACGGCGTTCCGGCCGTCGGACGACGCGTGCATCTTCCAGTTCCTCGTGCCGGCCAACATGATGTGGGCCAAGTACCTCGAGTCGGCGTCCGAGATCATGGCACGTCTCGAGGGCGACCGGGCGCGCAAcctgacgacggcgatgcgcgAGCAGGCGCTCGGGATCCGCCGGGGCATCGAGCGGGATGCCATTGTCAACCGGCCCGGGTTCGGCGACATCTTCGCGTACGAGGTGGACGGGTACGGCGGCGCTAACctcatggacgacgccaacgtGCCGTCGCTGCTGGCGATGCCGTTGTGGAACTTTACCCAGACGAGCCTGGGGCCcgtcgaggatgagaaggacaagaaggcgACGAAGCACAACTACACCGAGGTGTACCGCAACACGCGCCGGTTCGTGCTCAGCGACGCCAATTCGTACTTCATGAAAGGCcccgtcatctcggccgtcggcgggccGCACGTCGGGCCGGGCAAGGCGTGGCCGATGGCGGCTGTCATCGCGGCCATGACGGCGTACGACCCGATctcgggcgtcgaggacgtcgacggaGAAGTCGGGGCCCAGATGCGCATGGTGCTGGACTCGACGGCAGGTACGGGGGTCCTGCACGAGAGCGTCAACAGCTGGAACGAGAAGGACTGGACGCGGGCGTGGTTCGGCTGGGCCAACGGCCTGTTTGGGGAGCTGATTTTGCGGATcgaagaggcggagaagaagaagggcggcggcggtggcttgCTGGAGAAGAGCTGGCAGGACTCGCCTGCGTCGAGCACGGCGAGTTCTCCAAAGATATGA
- a CDS encoding Putative Tle1 phospholipase, alpha/Beta hydrolase has product MKRVTEVQRGARHTQTFSGNCHSRQFTYISSLKMSSESPNYVNCAHVTAPKDGNFANRKRLIICCDGTWNNSNHDGDSVPTNVSRLSAAVAHKCCTGMAQVVYYHRGAGTEESSVASFMGGLLGLGVKQDIVDCYRFICDNYNPGDEIIIVGFSRGAFTARSIASMVCSLGFLNRTGLNYLGKIYQDYQSFNKWTDAKCYDKKKHLLGFNVDQLKLRVEKEYLDKILEIKKKQKNGKDIPEDELWHLDHQLIRTLEERDRALTHCNLEKKLEEEKRELFTKMTAQKKNGVMKFRKMAKAYRKQLGRYQMCLTRRQQVGDSEEFEAVEGRVKAVGIWDTVGSLGIPKMPWSLWQGSRSADELRFESINIHPNIDHAFHGLALDEWRTAFRPTLWRRKDSNTHTKLRQVWFPGCHSNVGGGSNSQQISKIALAWMADQLTSVGVEFSKCEMKRIFSTVSHGDEIRPWGLGKISSPDSLSTTLPDRAWSALTLPYRAYRGHLPESSVRRPGLYRNDKDDAFLTNTEELVHPSVRVRYLYHGLGLDDSAEWSCKALTGRGWQLSYQRKPPTKEQIRQGRDAGVVDEYKTVAGSVTAVHEQYAKDGSRAPDGTLVRTEHPSESELAKLNAPRNTWTWRHSELPGVRPLGEEQIGVWERMFIDVNDKLVKLQDECDHEKRRQRTAGDRLRDLATEKVVHSLGMAQWVVKASLGVVFGAAPAKVFPVGYPLQHGYHDFVSWQRGLDSDPAAAGVSGDVKAYLDMSNGHQHEAIEGHVPVHYHWQNDGTQ; this is encoded by the exons ATGAAACGAGTGACTGAAGTGCAGCGAGGTGCGCGTCACACACAAACATTCTCAGGCAACTGTCACTCTCGTCAGTTTACTTACATCTCGTCATTGAAGATGTCATCCGAAAGCCCCAACTACGTCAATTGCGCTCATGTTACGGCCCCAAAAGATGGCAACTTTGCCAACAGGAAGAGGCTAATCATCTGCTGTGACGGGACATGGAACAACTC AAACCATGACGGAGACTCGGTGCCTACCAACGTCAGTCGTCTCTCTGCCGCAGTTGCACACAAGTGCTGCACCGGCATGGCCCAGGTTGTCTACTACCACCGCGGCGCCGGTACAGAAGAGTCGTCGGTCGCCAGCTTCATGGGAGGCTTATTAGGTCTGGGAGTAAAGCAG GACATCGTAGACTGTTATCGCTTTATTTGCGACAACTACAACCCAGGAGACGagatcatcatcgtcggGTTCTCGCGCGGAGCGTTCACGGCCAGGTCGATCGCGTCCATGGTCTGCTCCCTCGGGTTCCTCAACCGGACCGGCCTCAACTACCTCGGCAAAATCTACCAGGACTACCAGTCCTTCAACAAATGGACGGACGCAAAGTGTTATGACAAGAAGAAACATCTCTTGGGATTcaatgtcgatcagctcaaATTGCGAGTTGAGAAGGAATATCTCGACAAGATTCTGGAGATCAaaaagaagcagaagaacgGGAAGGACATCCCCGAAGACGAGCTGTGGCATCTCGACCATCAGCTTATCAGAACTCTGGAGGAGCGCGACAGGGCCTTGACTCACTGCAACCTCGAGAAGAaactcgaggaggagaagcgggaGTTGTTCACTAAAATGACGGCTCAGAAGAAGAACGGGGTCATGAAATTTCGCAAGATGGCTAAGGCCTACCGCAAACAGCTCGGCAGG TACCAAATGTGTTTGACTCGTCGACAGCAAGTCGGCGACTCTGAGGagttcgaggccgtcgagggcagAGTGAAAGCCGTTG GTATCTGGGACACTGTAGGGAGTTTGGGTATTCCCAAGATGCCGTGGTCATTGTGGCAGGGAAGCCGCAGTGCTGACGAG CTGCGCTTTGAGAGCATCAACATTCACCCCAACATCGACCACGCGTTCCACGGCCTGGCCTTGGATGAATGGAGGACGGCCTTCCGTCCCACGCTCTGGAGACGTAAAGACAGCAACACCCACACAAAGCTCCGCCAGGTGTGGTTTCCCGGGTGTCACAGCAACGTCGGAGGAGGCTCGAACTCGCAGCAGATTTCCAAGATTGCGCTTGCAT GGATGGCGGACCAACTGACGTCCGTCGGTGTGGAGTTCAGCAAGTGCGAGATGAAGCGCATATTCAGCACCGTTTCCCACGGGGACGAGATCCGTCCATGGGGCCTTGGTAAGATCAGCAGCCCGGACAGTTTGTCCACGACCCTTCCAGACCGGGCGTGGAGCGCGCTCACGCTGCCTTACCGCGCATACCGCGGGCACCTGCCCGAGAGCTCCGTAAGGAGGCCGGGCCTATACCGAAACGATAAGGACGACGCGTTCCTCACCAACACCGAGGAGCTGGTGCACCCCTCCGTCAGGGTTCGGTACTTGTACCACGGCCTGGGGCTGGACGACAGCGCCGAGTGGTCGTGTAAAGCCCTGACCGGGCGCGGCTGGCAGCTCAGCTACCAGAGAAAGCCGCCCACGAAGGAGCAGATCCGGCAGGGGCGGGACGCGGGGGTCGTGGACGAGTACAAGACCGTCGCGGGGTCCGTCACCGCGGTCCACGAGCAGTACGCCAAGGACGGGTCCCGCGCGCCGGACGGGACGCTTGTACGAACCGAGCACCCCTCGGAGTCGGAGCTCGCGAAGCTGAACGCCCCGAGGAACACGTGGACCTGGAGACACTCGGAGCTGCCCGGGGTTCGGCccctcggcgaggagcagATCGGCGTCTGGGAACGCATGTTCATCGACGTCAACGACAAGCTCGTCAAGCTGCAGGACGAATGCGACCACGAGAAGAGAAGGCAGCGAACCGCCGGCGACCGTCTCCGGGACCTGGCGACCGAGAAAGTCGTCCACTCGCTCGGCATGGCCCAGTGGGTTGTCAAGGCCTCGCTgggcgtcgtcttcggcgcggcgccggcgaaggTGTTCCCTGTCGGGTACCCTCTGCAGCACGGGTATCACGACTTTGTTTCCTGGCAAAGGGGTCTGGATTCGGACCCGGCTGCGGCCGGTGTCTCTGGGGACGTCAAGGCGTACCTCGACATGTCAAATGGGCACCAGCACGAGGCTATCGAGGGCCATGTACCTGTTCATTACCATTGGCAGAACGACGGCACGCAGTGA
- a CDS encoding Putative major facilitator superfamily, MFS transporter superfamily: MASTLDVKGSHAPGRDDVESPAGKEDLSHSSPLPTDAEEEKALLWKQDRRIIPLSAGIYFLCFLDRSNIGNAKILNSSSGHDMQTETGMSNRDFTIALMIFLIAYALFEVPSNILLKKLRPSRWLAFLMFSWGAVTIGLGGANDFATVTGVRFLLGVFEAGLFPGLVYYLTFWYRHDERSVRVAMILASATLAGAFGGAIAYGIGHMNQVHGMSGWRWLFIIEGIPSCLSALFVWFSLPDYPESAGWLTEREKDLAARRLYSEGSKSSHKSMSWEEAKATLTDWRLYGHYLVYFAMSTPFSSLSLFTPSITSGLGFVDLQAQLMTVPPYAAAYVVQIIVAWSADRFNARGAHSAALALVGGIGFAVSAVLPPDAYNARYGCLIVGASGAFACIPPLLGWLTSNIFSTAATGLAIALNVSIGAGLGQIPGVWIYKAEEKARGYPTGHWANAALLFVVVVGCASLRVYYGVKNRQIQRRAEEDGTVARLYKL, translated from the exons ATGGCCTCTACGCTCGACGTCAAGGGCTCACACGCCCCGGGCCGCGATGATGTCGAGTCGCCTGCAGGGAAGGAG GATCTCTCCCACTCATCACCCCTCCCaaccgacgccgaggaagaaaaggcCCTCCTCTGGAAGCAGGACAGGCGCATCATCCCGCTGTCGGCGGGCATCTActtcctctgcttcctcgaCCGCTCCAACATCGGCAACGCCAAGATCCTCAACTCGTCGTCGGGCCACGACATGCAGACCGAGACGGGCATGTCGAACCGCGACTTCACCATTGCCCTCATgatcttcctcatcgcctACGCCCTCTTCGAGGTGCCCTCCAACATCTTGCTCAAGAAGCTCCGCCCCTCGCGCTGGCTCGCCTTCCTCATGTTCTCGTGGGGCGCCGTCaccatcggcctcggcggcgccaacgacTTCGCGACCGTCACGGGCGTGCGCTTCCTCCTGGGCGTCTTCGAGGCCGGGTTGTTCCCGGGCCTTGTGTACTACCTCACCTTCTGGTACCGGCACGACGAGCGGAGCGTCCGGGTCGCCATGATCCTGGCGAGCGCGACGCTGGCGGGGGCtttcggcggcgccatcgcctACGGCATCGGGCACATGAACCAGGTGCACGGCATGTCCGGGTGGCGCTGGCTGTTCATCATCGAAGGCATCCCGTCGTGCCTGTCGGCCTTGTTCGTGTGGTTCTCCCTGCCGGACTACCCGGAGAGCGCCGGGTGGCTGACGGAGCGGGAGAAGGACCtcgcggcgcggcggctgTACAGCGAGGGTAGCAAGAGCAGCCACAAGAGCATGTCAtgggaggaggccaaggcgacGCTGACGGACTGGAGGCTGTACGGGCACTATCTCGTGTACTTTGCCATGTCGACGCCCTTCTCTTCGCTCTCGCTCTTCACGCCGTCCATCACGTCGGGGCTGGGCTTCGTGGATCTGCAGGCGCAGCTCATGACGGTCCCTCCTTACGCAGCTGCATATG TCGTGCAAATTATCGTCGCCTGGTCGGCAGACCGCTTCAACGCGCGCGGCGCCCACTCGGCGGCCCTcgcgctcgtcggcggcatcggcttcGCCGTGTCGGCGGTGCTGCCCCCGGACGCCTACAACGCGCGGTACGGGTGCCTCATCGTCGGGGCGTCGGGCGCTTTCGCGTGCATCCCGCCGCTGCTCGGATGGCTGACGTCCAACATCTTcagcacggcggcgacggggctcGCGATCGCGCTCAACGTCAGCATCGGCGCCGGGCTCGGGCAGATCCCGGGCGTCTGGATCTacaaggccgaggagaaggcgaggggCTACCCGACGGGCCACTGGGCGAACGCGGCGCTgctgttcgtcgtcgtcgtcgggtgCGCCAGCCTGAGGGTCTATTACGGGGTGAAGAACCGTCAGATCCAGAGACGAGCGGAGGAGGATGGAACGGTAGCGAGGTTGTACAAGTTGTGA
- a CDS encoding Putative zn(2)Cys(6) fungal-type DNA-binding domain-containing protein, whose product MSTVSSPSPSTGSPQPERARLPSIARWGAACAQCASAKAKCLRSNDTPGSKCDRCERLFKTCTAQIHKKRKKRHSKPSKTTQLEDRLNRLVNSLRVSGNTSALTAEASQPASFARQTPLVADYSTALPSGHPGPDFYTQTPESPCTVLNLASAGPINIPESYNSFVPPKCICRPEPGEAPPPPDTDENLLKIYRRELAPRFPFVLVPDGVSASTLGATRPFLMAAIRMVASYRSTRSRRGQMYRLLNHVADYMMLRSERSFDLLLGLVVMIAWFHHHCLIHAQLNQLVSLAACLVGELGLKSSPSLPERTRLLVMRPWELRERTNEERRVLLAVWYLSSAVSMEVRQIDPMRYSGYMQQCMRELQESGEHESDMHLVYIVKIQRLCERIYDLRSQEDADGEEDTVSRAPVSAYVSGFRAELNKLQTEMPPRLRHNPFLKIRMATARLRIHEPPNIDAELLASLSKSLDYFGGGGGPSRTLDAFYQSNAALKAWFDTWLSMPEDSFCTMPISTTSHMVYAVMMLSRWAWLASSWGGGGGGGDNSLSTTTPTLTSEPLDPSEGNPNVTLAAIEAAISPNTPAAASSSSSPPAAQKAGSCNGGNSGSSPWQTTLPDKKLPHALVALRARLATQPGLILDAGEYLDRVVAQLERFDAAYRAMSVDGGRECGNIWSLGATKVKIARLRHERWFRMVAAQAEVGEMEEQVRWGGPGVGGPETMVGEVELQDSFLASMQMPEWDAGMAWDQSMAYHDPMAVDQHLWTDMMVPGDQDWGLSGMGGRYV is encoded by the exons ATGTCTACGGTTTCGTCACCGTCCCCATCGACTGGGAGCCCACAGCCGGAACGGGCCCGTCTGCCGTCCATCGCGCGATGGGGCGCTGCTTGTGCGCAATGTGCGTCGGCCAAAGCCAAGTGCCTCCGGTCCAACGACACGCCGGGATCAAAGTGTGACAG GTGTGAGCGTCTATTCAAGACCTGTACCGCACAAATACacaagaaaaggaaaaagagacATAGCAAGCCATC GAAAACAACCCAGCTGGAAGATCGCTTGAACCGTCTCGTGAACTCCCTACGAGTATCTGGCAACACCTCCGCCCTCACAGCCGAGGCCTCCCAACCCGCCTCCTTTGCAAGACAGACACCTCTGGTCGCCGACTACTCCACCGCACTACCATCCGGCCACCCGGGGCCGGATTTCTACACGCAGACTCCGGAATCTCCATGTACTGTGTTGAACTTAGCCAGTGCCGGTCCAATCAACATCCCCGAGTCGTATAACTCGTTCGTCCCGCCTAAATGCATATGCAGACCTGAGCCCGGCGAggccccgccgcctcctgaCACGGATGAGAACCTGCTGAAGATCTACCGTAGGGAGCTGGCGCCGCGGTTCCCGTTCGTGCTGGTACCCGATggcgtctcggcctcgaccctCGGCGCGACGAGGCCCTTCCTCATGGCCGCCATCCGGATGGTGGCGTCGTACCGGAgcacgaggtcgaggcgggGGCAAATGTACCGTCTGCTGAATCACGTCGCCGACTACATGATGCTGCGGTCCGAGAGGTCCTTCgacctcctgctcggcctcgtgGTCATGATCGCGTGGttccaccaccactgcctCATCCACGCGCAGCTCAACCAGCTCGTGTCCCTGGCCGCCTGTCTTgtgggcgagctgggcctGAAGAGCAGCCCGAGCCTGCCCGAGCGTACCAGACTCTTGGTGATGCGCCCATGGGAGCTAAGGGAGCGGACGAACGAGGAGCGGCGTGTCTTGCTGGCGGTGTGGTACCTCTCCTCTGC GGTTTCCATGGAAGTACGCCAGATAGACCCAATGAGATACTCGGGGTATATGCAGCAGTGCATGCGGGAGCTCCAAGAGAGCGGGGAGCACGAGTCGGATATGCACCTTGTTTACATCGTCAAGATCCAACGGCTCTGCGAGAGGATATACGACTTGAGGTCCCaggaagacgccgacggggaAGAGGATACCGTCTCTCGAGCGCCCGTATCGGCATATGTCTCCGGGTTTAGGGCCGAGCTCAACAAGCTCCAGACCGAAATGCCTCCCAGGCTACGACATAACC CCTTTCTCAAGATACGAATGGCCACCGCCCGACTCCGCATCCATGAGCCCCCCAACATCGatgccgagctgctcgccTCCCTGTCAAAGTCCCTCGACTActttggcggcggagggggcCCGAGCAGGACGCTGGACGCCTTCTACCAGTCCAACGCCGCGTTGAAGGCGTGGTTCGACACCTGGCTCTCGATGCCCGAGGATAGCTTCTGCACTATGCCGATatcgacgacgtcgcacATGGTCTACGCCGTCATGATGCTGAGCCGGTGGGCGTGGCTCGCATCATCgtggggcggcggcggcggcggcggcgataacagcctctcgacgacgacgccgacttTGACGTCGGAGCCACTCGATCCGTCGGAGGGGAATCCCAACGTCACGCTGGCGGCGATAGAGGCGGCCATCAGCCCCAACacgccagcggcggcgtcgtcgtcgagcagtCCCCCGGCAGCGCAGAAGGCAGGGAGCTGCAACGGCGGCAATAGCGGCAGCTCGCCGTGGCAGACGACGCTGCCGGACAAGAAGCTGCCACATGCCCTCGTGGCGCTGAGGGCGCGGCTCGCGACGCAGCCGGGCCTGATTCTCGACGCCGGGGAGTACCTGGACCGGGTCGTGGCGCAGCTGGAGAGATTCGACGCGGCGTACCGGGCCATGTCGGTCGACGGGGGCAGGGAGTGCGGGAACATATGGAGCCTGGGGGCGACCAAGGTGAAGATTGCGCGGCTGAGGCACGAGAGGTGGTTCAGGATGGTGGCTGCGCAGGCGGAGGTCGGGGAGATGGAAGAGCAGGTCAGATGGGGAGGCCCGGGGGTAGGAGGCCCGGAGACGATggtgggcgaggtcgagTTGCAGGACAGCTTCCTCGCGTCGATGCAGATGCCCGAATGGGACGCGGGCATGGCATGGGACCAGTCGATGGCGTATCATGATCCGATGGCGGTGGACCAGCACCTTTGGACGGATATGATGGTACCGGGGGATCAGGATTGGGGGTTGAGTGGAATGGGCGGGAGGTATGTGTGA
- a CDS encoding Putative RAM signaling pathway, SOG2, leucine-rich repeat domain superfamily, which translates to MPIQRVPSAAPDASSSIAGSQSRIIQLVIEAIRNANLDRRRAAPNGKKTRRTPALAIDLSFQGMQTIPDTVIELTNGDLERSLETLDLGYNKLRVVPEQIAHLSSLKVLSIPHNLVTKLPFGIGSMNSLRSLKIDRNPLEFPPPEILRSLDEKDATDTFVAEQIKRFLRQHEHIQRTNSTGETSLVDAANTIARCLPDLHKVLLTLGSSTRQTLTIKSPLERIVERTGICLREVQLFVQFAVEEDSEDARLGLPRACKTLLEACSRICSEILNNTDLIVDKVGAHKVRGLLGLMHRTCMELRLVVIARSFVEPKTPESTSSTNGLVTRRLASRQVATGGMRASSLPLDDGLPTAILTRDPESLKAKASAPSDGDVSFNALSHSLQEACGLVLATIPLLSDQILASWSKDTARKPGPRPVRLWETLLTTCSSNRQKAVLLRTCLNSLSTRDLATRDQPLLVDSASQLISSWTQLGGHLITLRDALRLSADVKRCLRIIQTTMKKCAHLLRLWTERSASKQPLEQEA; encoded by the exons ATGCCCATCCAAAGAGTGCCTTCAGCCGCGCCGGACGCTTCTTCGAGCATTGCAGGCAGTCAAAGCCGCATCATTCAACTCGTCATCGAGGCCATTAGAAATGCAAATCTTGACAGGCGGCGTGCAGCGCCAAACGGAAAAAAGACTCGCAGAAcccccgccctcgccatcgacCTCAGTTTCCAAGGGATGCAGACTATCCCTGACACCGTCATCGAATTGACCAACGGCGACCTAGAACG ATCGCTAGAGACATTAGATCTCGGGTACAATAAACTGAGAGTTGTCCCTGAACAGATTGCTCATCTTTCATCGCTCAAAGTGCTCTCCATTCCGCACAACCTCGTCACAAAACTGCCGTTCGGCATCGGCAGTATGAACTCATTAAGAAGCCTAAAGATTGACAGGAATCCTCTCGAGTTTCCCCCGCCAGAGATACTTCGATCCCTGGATGAGAAAGATGCGACAGATACCTTCGTGGCCGAGCAGATCAAACGATTCCTCAGACAGCACGAACACATTCAACGCACAAACTCCACAGGGGAAACCAGTCTGGTCGATGCGGCAAACACCATTGCCAGGTGTTTGCCCGATTTGCATAAAGTTCTTTTGACCCTCGGAAGCTCAACTCGACAGACACTCACCATTAAATCACCCCTGGAAAGAATTGTCGAACGCACTGGCATATGCTTACGGGAAGTACAACTGTTCGTTCAATTTGCAGTGGAAGAGGACTCGGAAGATGCTAGGCTTGGTCTTCCAAGAGCTTGCAAGACACTCTTGGAAGCCTGCTCGCGAATATGCTCGGAAATCCTGAACAACACCGATCTAATTGTCGACAAGGTGGGAGCCCACAAAGTCCGGGGGCTGCTGGGTCTCATGCACCGAACGTGCATGGAACTACGGCTTGTGGTGATCGCGAGGAGCTTTGTTGAACCGAAAACCCCTGAGAGCACTTCATCAACAAACGGCCTTGTCACTAGAAGACTGGCGTCTCGTCAAGTAGCTACAGGTGGCATGAGGGCCTCATCACTTCCCCTGGACGACGGTCTGCCGACGGCCATTCTGACACGGGACCCAGAATCTCTCAAGGCGAAAGCTTCGGCCCCTTCCGACGGGGACGTATCATTCAACGCACTGTCACACTCTCTACAAGAAGCATGTGGTCTTGTCCTGGCAACCATACCTCTGCTGAGCGACCAGATCTTGGCCAGTTGGAGCAAGGACACGGCACGCAAGCCCGGACCTCGGCCAGTGAGACTGTGGGAAACTCTACTTACCACCTGCTCGAGTAACCGGCAGAAGGCTGTACTTTTAAGAACCTGCCTGAACTCCCTCTCTACCAGAGATCTGGCGACAAGAGACCAGCCACTGCTCGTCGACTCTGCTTCTCAGTTGATAAGCAGCTGGACCCAACTTGGCGGGCACCTGATAACGCTGAGAGACGCACTGCGTCTCTCGGCTGACGTCAAACGCTGTCTCCGCATCATACAGACGACCATGAAAAAGTGTGCGCATCTGCTTCGCCTCTGGACGGAAAGATCCGCGAGCAAGCAGCCTCTCGAACAGGAAGCGTGA